In Burkholderia pyrrocinia, the following proteins share a genomic window:
- a CDS encoding NCS1 family nucleobase:cation symporter-1 produces the protein MKPAANPADSDSAAAPGGSLYNDDLAPTTPAQRTWKWYHFAALWVGMVMNIASYMLAAGLIQEGMSPWQAVLTVLLGNLIVLVPMLLIGHAGAKHGIPYAVLVRASFGTQGAKLPALLRAIVACGWYGIQTWLGGSAIYTLLNILTGNALHGAALPLVGISVGQLACFLVFWALQLYFILHGTDSIRWLESWSAPIKVVMCVALVWWATSKAGGFGSMLSAPSQFAAGGKKAGLFWATFWPGLTAMVGFWATLALNIPDFTRFAHSQRDQMIGQSIGLPLPMALLSVVSVVVTSATVVIYGNAIWDPIDLTSRMTGIGVGVALVILTLDTMCCNLAANLVGPAYDFSSLWPKGISYKAGGMITATIAILMMPWKILATTDGYIFTWLVGYSALLGPVAGILMVDYFLIRGTQLDTRALFDERGGFSYARGWNPAALAALAIGVLPNLPGFLHTAFPASFPNVPAFFNTLYTYAWFVGLVLASCVYGTWMKWRAGQRAQIASA, from the coding sequence ATGAAACCCGCAGCGAATCCCGCCGATTCCGACAGCGCCGCGGCGCCGGGCGGCAGCCTGTACAACGACGACCTCGCGCCGACGACGCCGGCGCAGCGCACGTGGAAGTGGTATCACTTCGCGGCGCTGTGGGTCGGGATGGTGATGAACATCGCGTCGTACATGCTCGCGGCCGGGCTGATCCAGGAAGGCATGTCGCCGTGGCAGGCGGTGCTGACGGTGCTGCTCGGCAACCTGATCGTGCTCGTGCCGATGCTGCTGATCGGCCATGCGGGCGCGAAGCACGGGATTCCGTACGCGGTGCTGGTGCGCGCGTCGTTCGGCACGCAGGGCGCGAAGCTGCCGGCGCTGTTGCGCGCGATCGTCGCATGCGGCTGGTACGGCATCCAGACCTGGCTCGGCGGCAGTGCGATCTATACGCTGCTGAACATCCTGACCGGCAACGCACTGCACGGCGCGGCGCTGCCGCTCGTCGGTATCTCGGTCGGGCAGCTCGCGTGCTTTCTCGTGTTCTGGGCGCTGCAGCTGTACTTCATCCTGCACGGCACCGATTCGATCCGCTGGCTCGAGAGCTGGTCCGCGCCGATCAAGGTCGTGATGTGCGTGGCGCTCGTGTGGTGGGCGACGTCGAAGGCGGGCGGCTTCGGCTCGATGCTGTCGGCGCCGTCGCAGTTCGCGGCGGGCGGCAAGAAGGCCGGACTGTTCTGGGCGACCTTCTGGCCGGGCCTGACCGCGATGGTCGGCTTCTGGGCGACGCTCGCGCTGAACATTCCCGATTTCACGCGCTTCGCGCATTCGCAGCGCGACCAGATGATCGGGCAGTCGATCGGGCTGCCGCTGCCGATGGCGCTGCTGTCGGTGGTGTCGGTCGTCGTGACGTCCGCGACCGTCGTGATCTACGGCAACGCGATCTGGGATCCGATCGACCTGACGAGCCGGATGACGGGCATCGGCGTGGGCGTCGCGCTCGTGATCCTCACGCTCGACACGATGTGCTGCAACCTCGCCGCCAATCTCGTCGGGCCGGCCTACGATTTCTCGAGCCTGTGGCCGAAGGGCATCTCGTACAAGGCGGGCGGGATGATCACCGCGACGATCGCGATCCTGATGATGCCGTGGAAGATCCTCGCGACGACGGACGGCTATATCTTCACCTGGCTCGTCGGTTATTCGGCGCTGCTCGGGCCCGTCGCGGGCATCCTGATGGTCGACTACTTTCTGATTCGCGGCACGCAGCTCGATACGCGCGCGCTGTTCGACGAGCGCGGCGGCTTCAGCTACGCGCGCGGCTGGAACCCGGCCGCGCTGGCCGCGCTCGCGATCGGCGTGCTGCCGAACCTGCCCGGCTTCCTGCACACGGCATTTCCGGCGTCGTTCCCGAACGTGCCGGCGTTCTTCAACACGCTTTACACGTACGCGTGGTTCGTCGGCCTCGTGCTGGCGTCGTGCGTGTACGGCACCTGGATGAAGTGGCGCGCCGGACAGCGCGCGCAGATCGCGAGCGCATGA
- the preA gene encoding NAD-dependent dihydropyrimidine dehydrogenase subunit PreA codes for MADLRCTIAGITSPNPFWLASAPPTDKAYNVNRAFEAGWGGVVWKTLGLDPHVVNVSSRYGAVQWNGQRIAGLNNIELITDRPLDVNLREIAQVKRDWPDRALIVSLMVPCNERDWKWILPLVEDTGADAVELNFGCPHGMSERGMGAAVGQVPEYVEMVTRWVKEGTKLPCLVKLTPNISDIRTGSRAAYKGGADGVSLINTINSIVAVDLDHMAPMPTVDGKGTHGGYCGPAVKPIALNMVAEIARDPETPNLPISGIGGISTWRDAAEFMVLGAGSVQVCTAAMHYGFRIVSDLADGLSNWMDEKGYATLDDVRGRAVPNVTDWKYLNLKYDIKARIDQDRCIQCGLCHIACEDTSHQAITREKDGVRHFEVIDSECVGCNLCMHVCPVEQCITMERVDSGDYANWTTHPNNPASADASAGPAAESGKHAKAA; via the coding sequence ATGGCCGACCTTCGCTGCACCATCGCGGGCATCACTTCGCCGAATCCCTTCTGGCTCGCGTCCGCGCCGCCGACCGACAAGGCCTACAACGTCAACCGCGCGTTCGAGGCGGGCTGGGGCGGTGTCGTATGGAAGACGCTCGGGCTCGATCCGCACGTCGTCAACGTCAGTTCGCGCTACGGCGCGGTGCAGTGGAACGGCCAGCGGATCGCGGGGTTGAACAACATCGAGCTGATCACCGATCGTCCGCTCGACGTGAACCTGCGGGAGATCGCACAGGTGAAGCGCGACTGGCCGGACCGCGCGCTGATCGTGTCGCTGATGGTGCCGTGCAACGAGCGCGACTGGAAATGGATTTTGCCGCTCGTCGAAGATACGGGCGCCGACGCGGTCGAACTCAACTTCGGCTGCCCGCACGGGATGAGCGAGCGCGGGATGGGCGCGGCCGTCGGACAAGTGCCGGAATACGTCGAGATGGTCACGCGCTGGGTCAAGGAAGGCACGAAGCTGCCGTGCCTCGTGAAGCTCACGCCGAACATCAGCGACATCCGGACGGGGTCGCGCGCCGCGTACAAGGGCGGCGCGGACGGCGTGTCGCTGATCAACACGATCAATTCGATCGTCGCGGTCGATCTCGACCACATGGCGCCGATGCCGACCGTCGACGGCAAGGGCACGCACGGCGGCTATTGCGGCCCGGCGGTCAAGCCGATCGCGTTGAACATGGTCGCCGAGATCGCGCGCGATCCGGAAACGCCGAACCTGCCGATCTCGGGCATCGGCGGCATCTCGACCTGGCGTGACGCGGCCGAATTCATGGTGCTCGGCGCCGGCAGCGTGCAGGTGTGCACCGCGGCGATGCATTACGGCTTCCGGATCGTGTCGGACCTGGCCGACGGGCTGTCGAACTGGATGGACGAGAAGGGCTACGCGACGCTCGACGACGTGCGCGGCCGCGCGGTGCCGAACGTGACCGACTGGAAATACCTGAACCTGAAGTACGACATCAAGGCGCGCATCGACCAGGACCGCTGCATCCAGTGCGGGCTGTGCCATATTGCGTGCGAGGACACGTCGCATCAGGCGATCACGCGCGAAAAGGACGGTGTGCGGCACTTCGAAGTGATCGATTCCGAGTGCGTCGGGTGCAATCTTTGCATGCACGTGTGTCCGGTCGAGCAGTGCATCACGATGGAGCGCGTCGATTCGGGCGACTACGCGAACTGGACCACGCATCCGAACAATCCGGCGAGTGCGGATGCGAGTGCGGGCCCGGCGGCGGAATCCGGGAAGCACGCGAAGGCTGCCTGA
- a CDS encoding NAD(P)-dependent oxidoreductase yields the protein MTTKPTGDIAAHRLSSTQLSCEFADIAPLLDPTAAAAAASRCHYCYDAPCVQACPTQIDIPSFIRKIGNGNLKGAATDILSANPLGGMCARVCPTEILCEGACVRNHQDAQPVAIGALQRHATDWAMETGAVRFTRAPDTGRHVAVVGAGPAGLACAHRLALAGHRVTLFDARPKAGGLNEYGIAAYKTVDDFAQREVEWLLSVGGITVKTGVALGRDMTLDELREQHDAVFLAMGFGGVRALAIDGEQLAGVMNAVDFIEQVRQADALKNVPVGRRVVVIGGGNTAIDAAVQSRKLGAERVTMVYRRGVDAMSATWAEREFAQKCGVTLVTHAKPVRMAGDGTQVTGVEFEGASGERFTVDADMVLKAIGQTLVPDGVAAALLTTDGARIAVDADGRTALPDVWAGGDCAATDGIDLTVQAVQDGKRAAASIDAALAQRDAKAA from the coding sequence ATGACCACCAAGCCAACCGGCGATATCGCCGCGCATCGCCTGTCGTCCACGCAACTCTCGTGCGAATTCGCCGATATCGCGCCGCTGCTCGATCCGACTGCAGCTGCGGCCGCCGCGAGCCGCTGCCACTACTGCTACGACGCGCCGTGCGTGCAGGCCTGCCCGACGCAGATTGACATCCCGAGCTTCATCCGCAAGATCGGCAACGGTAACCTGAAAGGCGCCGCGACCGACATCCTGTCCGCGAATCCGCTCGGCGGGATGTGTGCGCGCGTGTGCCCGACCGAGATCCTGTGCGAAGGCGCATGCGTGCGCAATCACCAGGATGCGCAGCCCGTCGCGATCGGCGCGCTGCAGCGGCACGCGACCGACTGGGCGATGGAAACCGGCGCGGTGCGCTTCACGCGCGCGCCCGATACGGGCCGCCATGTCGCGGTGGTCGGTGCGGGGCCGGCCGGGCTCGCGTGCGCCCACCGGCTCGCGCTCGCCGGGCACCGCGTCACGCTGTTCGACGCACGCCCGAAGGCCGGCGGCCTCAACGAATACGGGATCGCCGCGTACAAGACCGTCGACGATTTCGCGCAGCGCGAAGTCGAGTGGCTGCTGTCGGTCGGCGGCATCACGGTGAAAACGGGCGTCGCGCTCGGACGCGACATGACGCTCGACGAACTGCGCGAGCAGCACGACGCGGTGTTTCTCGCGATGGGCTTCGGCGGCGTGCGCGCGCTCGCGATCGACGGCGAGCAACTGGCCGGCGTGATGAACGCGGTCGATTTCATCGAGCAGGTGCGGCAGGCCGACGCGCTGAAGAACGTGCCGGTCGGGCGGCGCGTGGTCGTGATCGGCGGCGGCAATACGGCCATCGATGCGGCCGTGCAGAGCCGCAAGCTCGGCGCCGAGCGCGTGACGATGGTCTACCGGCGCGGCGTGGATGCGATGAGTGCGACGTGGGCCGAGCGCGAGTTCGCGCAGAAGTGCGGCGTTACGCTCGTCACGCACGCGAAGCCGGTGCGCATGGCGGGCGATGGCACACAGGTGACGGGCGTCGAATTCGAAGGCGCATCGGGCGAGCGTTTCACCGTCGACGCGGACATGGTGCTGAAGGCGATCGGCCAGACGCTGGTGCCGGACGGCGTCGCGGCGGCGTTGCTGACGACGGACGGCGCGCGCATCGCGGTCGACGCGGACGGGCGCACCGCGTTGCCCGACGTGTGGGCGGGCGGCGACTGCGCGGCGACCGACGGCATCGACCTGACGGTGCAGGCCGTGCAGGACGGCAAGCGCGCGGCTGCGTCGATCGACGCCGCGCTCGCGCAGCGCGACGCGAAGGCTGCCTGA
- a CDS encoding Zn-dependent hydrolase, which yields MSAVSEAVKRPVFDPSIKIDGKRLWDSLMEVAKIGATPKGGVCRLALTDLDKAGRDLIVGWAKAAGCTVTVDTMGNVFMRRAGRVADAAPVVTGSHADSQPTGGRFDGIYGVLGGLEVIRSLNDRGIETEHPVEVVIWTNEEGSRFAPAMVASGVFAGVFPLEYGLSRKDVDGKTIGEELARIGYAGDVPCGGRKLHAAFELHIEQGPILEAECKTIGVVTDAQGQRWYEITFTGQEAHAGPTPMPRRRDALLGASRVVDLVNRIGLDHAPFGCATVGMMQVYPNSRNVIPGRVFFTVDFRHPDDAVLAKMDAALRDGVARIAADIGLETELEQIFYYKPVAFDPACVAAVRGAAERFGYSHRDIVSGAGHDACYLAQVAPTSMVFVPCVDGISHNEIEDATPAWIEAGANVLLHAMLSRACEPAS from the coding sequence ATGAGCGCGGTATCGGAAGCAGTGAAGCGGCCAGTCTTCGACCCGTCGATCAAGATCGACGGCAAGCGGTTGTGGGACAGCCTGATGGAGGTCGCGAAGATCGGCGCAACGCCGAAAGGCGGCGTGTGCCGCCTCGCGCTGACCGATCTCGACAAGGCCGGCCGCGACCTGATCGTCGGCTGGGCGAAGGCCGCCGGCTGCACGGTGACGGTCGATACGATGGGCAACGTGTTCATGCGACGCGCGGGCCGCGTGGCCGATGCGGCGCCGGTCGTCACGGGCTCGCACGCCGATTCGCAGCCGACGGGCGGCCGCTTCGACGGCATCTACGGCGTGCTCGGCGGCCTCGAAGTCATTCGCAGTCTCAACGATCGCGGCATCGAGACCGAGCATCCGGTCGAGGTCGTGATCTGGACCAACGAGGAGGGCTCGCGCTTTGCGCCCGCGATGGTCGCGTCCGGCGTGTTCGCGGGCGTGTTCCCGCTCGAATACGGGCTGTCGCGCAAGGACGTCGACGGCAAGACGATCGGCGAGGAACTGGCGCGCATCGGTTACGCGGGCGACGTGCCGTGCGGCGGGCGCAAGCTGCACGCGGCATTCGAACTGCATATCGAGCAGGGGCCGATTCTCGAGGCGGAGTGCAAGACGATCGGCGTCGTGACCGACGCGCAGGGGCAGCGCTGGTACGAGATCACGTTCACAGGGCAGGAAGCGCACGCGGGGCCGACGCCGATGCCGCGCCGCCGTGACGCGCTGCTCGGCGCGTCGCGCGTGGTCGATCTCGTCAACCGGATCGGCCTCGATCATGCGCCGTTCGGCTGCGCGACCGTCGGCATGATGCAGGTCTACCCGAACTCGCGCAACGTGATTCCCGGCCGCGTGTTCTTCACGGTCGATTTCCGTCATCCGGACGACGCCGTGCTCGCGAAGATGGATGCCGCGCTGCGCGACGGCGTCGCGCGCATCGCGGCCGACATCGGGCTCGAAACGGAGCTCGAGCAGATTTTCTACTACAAGCCCGTCGCGTTCGATCCGGCGTGCGTGGCAGCCGTGCGTGGCGCGGCCGAGCGTTTCGGCTACTCGCATCGCGACATCGTGTCGGGCGCGGGGCACGACGCGTGTTATCTCGCACAAGTCGCGCCGACATCGATGGTGTTCGTGCCGTGCGTCGATGGCATCAGTCACAACGAGATCGAGGACGCGACGCCTGCGTGGATCGAGGCCGGCGCGAACGTGCTGCTGCATGCGATGCTGTCGCGCGCCTGCGAGCCGGCTTCATGA
- a CDS encoding TetR/AcrR family transcriptional regulator, with translation MRHDEPAADATDSDETPAPLRRRKAHIRESNEAHLLACAEAVFAERGLDGASTAMIAERAGLPKANLHYYFPTKLALYRRVLDDLFEDWHRAAGSFEASDDPVEAIGGYVRAKMALSRRRPLGSKVWANEIIHGAEHMQDILSQRVKPWFDTRVKVIDGWIARGLLAPIDAHALMYLIWATTQHYADFDAQIRALSGKRAFTQKAFGEQTEQVVQLVIRACGAVSPHAKP, from the coding sequence ATGAGACATGACGAGCCGGCAGCCGACGCGACCGACAGCGACGAAACGCCTGCGCCTTTGCGGCGACGCAAGGCGCACATCCGCGAGTCCAACGAAGCGCATCTGCTCGCCTGTGCGGAGGCCGTGTTCGCGGAGCGCGGGCTCGACGGCGCGAGCACCGCGATGATCGCGGAACGCGCCGGCCTGCCGAAGGCGAACCTGCATTACTACTTCCCGACGAAGCTCGCGCTGTACCGCCGCGTGCTCGACGACCTGTTCGAGGACTGGCATCGCGCGGCCGGCTCGTTCGAGGCCAGCGACGATCCGGTGGAAGCGATCGGCGGCTACGTGCGCGCGAAGATGGCGCTGTCGCGGCGGCGCCCGCTCGGCTCGAAGGTCTGGGCCAACGAGATCATCCACGGCGCGGAGCACATGCAGGACATCCTGTCGCAACGCGTGAAGCCGTGGTTCGACACGCGCGTGAAGGTAATCGATGGCTGGATCGCGCGCGGCCTGCTCGCGCCGATCGACGCGCATGCGCTGATGTACCTGATCTGGGCGACCACGCAGCACTATGCGGATTTCGATGCGCAGATCCGCGCGCTGAGCGGCAAGCGCGCGTTCACGCAAAAAGCGTTCGGCGAGCAGACCGAACAGGTCGTGCAGCTCGTGATTCGCGCATGCGGCGCGGTGTCGCCGCACGCGAAGCCGTAG
- a CDS encoding acetyl-CoA C-acyltransferase, with protein sequence MTTQDPIVIVGTARTPMGGFQGDLAAASASELGAVAIRAALERANVPAERIDEIVFGCVLPAGQGQAPARQAALKAGLPLSAGATTVNKMCGSGMKAAMFAHDLLLAGSAGVAVAGGMESMTNAPYLLPKARAGMRMGHGQVLDHMFLDGLEDAYDKGRLMGTFAEDCAQAYQFTREAQDAFAIASLTRAQRAIAEGHFVSEIAPVTVKAGKTEAVVSIDEQPGKARLDKIPTLKAAFRDGGTVTAANASSISDGAAALVMMRRSEAERLGLTPKAVIVGHSTYADKPGLFATAPVGALRKLSDKTGWNLRDVDLFEINEAFAVVPMAAMRDLDLPHEKVNVHGGACALGHPIGASGARVMVTLLAALETYGLKRGVASLCIGGGEATAIAIERIA encoded by the coding sequence ATGACGACTCAGGATCCGATCGTAATCGTTGGCACGGCGCGTACGCCGATGGGTGGTTTTCAGGGTGACCTGGCTGCGGCCAGCGCGAGCGAGCTCGGCGCGGTCGCCATTCGCGCGGCGCTCGAGCGCGCGAACGTGCCGGCCGAGCGCATCGACGAAATCGTGTTCGGCTGCGTGCTGCCGGCCGGGCAGGGCCAGGCGCCGGCGCGGCAGGCCGCGCTGAAGGCCGGGCTGCCGCTCTCGGCGGGTGCGACCACGGTCAACAAGATGTGCGGTTCCGGGATGAAGGCCGCGATGTTCGCACACGACCTGCTGCTTGCGGGTTCGGCGGGCGTGGCCGTCGCGGGCGGGATGGAGAGCATGACGAATGCGCCGTACCTGCTGCCGAAAGCGCGCGCGGGGATGCGGATGGGCCACGGCCAGGTGCTCGACCACATGTTCCTCGACGGGCTCGAGGACGCTTACGACAAGGGCCGCCTGATGGGCACGTTCGCGGAGGATTGCGCGCAGGCCTATCAGTTCACGCGCGAGGCACAGGATGCGTTCGCGATCGCGTCGCTGACGCGCGCACAACGCGCGATCGCGGAAGGACACTTCGTGTCGGAGATCGCGCCCGTGACCGTGAAGGCCGGCAAGACCGAAGCGGTCGTGTCGATCGACGAACAGCCGGGCAAGGCCCGACTCGACAAGATCCCGACGCTGAAGGCGGCGTTTCGCGACGGCGGCACGGTGACGGCGGCCAATGCGTCGTCGATTTCTGACGGCGCGGCCGCGCTCGTGATGATGCGCCGCTCGGAAGCCGAGCGCCTGGGCCTCACGCCGAAGGCCGTGATCGTCGGGCATTCGACCTACGCGGACAAGCCGGGCCTGTTCGCGACCGCACCGGTCGGCGCGCTGCGCAAGCTGTCGGACAAAACCGGCTGGAACCTGCGCGACGTCGACCTGTTCGAGATCAACGAAGCGTTCGCGGTGGTGCCAATGGCCGCGATGCGCGATCTCGACCTGCCGCACGAGAAGGTCAACGTGCATGGCGGCGCGTGTGCACTCGGGCATCCGATCGGCGCATCCGGTGCGCGCGTGATGGTGACGCTGCTGGCCGCGCTCGAAACGTATGGCCTGAAGCGCGGCGTCGCATCGCTGTGCATCGGCGGCGGCGAGGCGACGGCGATTGCGATCGAGCGCATCGCGTAA
- a CDS encoding 3-hydroxyacyl-CoA dehydrogenase, translated as MNIKDRVFLITGAGSGLGAAVARMVVAEGGKAVLLDVNDDAGASLAHELGAAARFVKTDVTSEADGQAAVAAARDAFGRIDALINCAGVAPGEKVVGRDGPHSLDRFARAVSINLVGTFNMIRLAAEAMSKQDADAEGERGVIVNTASVAAFDGQIGQAAYAASKSGVVGMTLPIARELARFGIRVVTIAPGIFATPMMAGMPQDVQDALGKSVPFPPRLGRPEEFAALVRHIAENTMLNGEVIRLDGALRMAPR; from the coding sequence ATGAATATCAAGGATCGCGTTTTTCTGATTACGGGCGCCGGTTCGGGCCTTGGCGCCGCGGTAGCGCGCATGGTGGTCGCGGAAGGCGGCAAGGCCGTGCTGCTGGACGTCAATGACGATGCCGGTGCGAGCCTCGCGCACGAACTCGGCGCGGCCGCGCGCTTCGTGAAGACCGACGTGACGAGCGAAGCCGACGGGCAGGCAGCCGTCGCCGCCGCGCGCGACGCGTTCGGCCGCATCGACGCGCTTATCAACTGCGCGGGCGTCGCACCGGGCGAGAAGGTCGTCGGCCGCGACGGTCCGCACTCGCTCGACCGCTTCGCGCGCGCAGTGTCGATCAATCTCGTCGGCACGTTCAACATGATTCGACTGGCCGCCGAAGCGATGTCGAAGCAGGACGCCGACGCGGAAGGCGAGCGCGGCGTGATCGTCAACACCGCGTCGGTCGCGGCGTTCGACGGGCAGATCGGGCAGGCCGCGTATGCGGCGTCGAAGAGCGGCGTGGTGGGCATGACGCTGCCGATCGCGCGCGAACTCGCGCGGTTCGGCATTCGTGTCGTGACGATCGCGCCCGGCATTTTCGCGACGCCGATGATGGCCGGCATGCCGCAGGACGTGCAGGACGCGCTCGGCAAGAGCGTGCCGTTCCCGCCGCGGCTCGGCCGCCCGGAAGAATTTGCGGCGCTGGTGCGCCACATCGCCGAGAACACGATGTTGAACGGCGAAGTCATCCGTCTCGATGGCGCGTTGCGCATGGCACCGCGCTGA
- a CDS encoding acyl-CoA synthetase produces MPDGATARAAPAYADAVARFSIETAAAQLHGDLERGLNACVECCDRHASADAIALDWIDAGGQHRRFTFAQMQALSARVANLLVAQGVKPGDVVAGLLPRTPELVATILGTWRAGAVYQPLFTAFGPKAIEHRLRMSDARLVVTNVANRAKLDEIADCPPVATVREPGDTLPERDIDFRAALDAQSDTFEPVLRKGSDLFMMMSTSGTTGLPKGVPVPLYALLAFGAYMREAVDLRAGDRFWNIADPGWAYGLYYAITGPLLLGHATTLYEGGFTVDSTYDVIERLGITSLAGSPTAYRMLMAAGKEAAARLKGQLRVVSSAGEPLNPEVVRWFHAALGAPIYDHYGQTELGMVVNNHHGLAHVVHSGSAGFAMPGYRVAVLDDAGRELGPGEPGNLAIDIARSPLLWFHGYWQQDTPAIAGGYYRTGDNVELEPDGTVSFIGRADDVITSSGYRIGPFDVESALIEHPAVSEAAVIGVPDPERTEIVKAFVVLSKGVDGTPALAEELSQHVKRRLSAHAYPRAIDFVEALPKTPSGKIQRFVLRKMEAEKAAQP; encoded by the coding sequence ATGCCTGATGGAGCAACCGCCCGGGCGGCGCCGGCCTACGCCGACGCTGTGGCCCGGTTCAGTATCGAGACCGCCGCGGCGCAGCTGCACGGCGACCTGGAGCGCGGCCTGAACGCGTGTGTCGAATGCTGCGACCGGCACGCATCGGCGGACGCGATCGCGCTCGACTGGATCGATGCTGGCGGGCAGCACCGCCGCTTCACGTTTGCGCAGATGCAGGCGTTGTCGGCACGTGTCGCGAACCTGCTCGTCGCGCAGGGCGTGAAGCCGGGCGACGTGGTGGCCGGCCTGTTGCCGCGCACGCCCGAACTCGTCGCGACGATCCTCGGCACGTGGCGCGCGGGCGCCGTCTACCAGCCGCTGTTCACCGCGTTCGGCCCGAAGGCGATCGAGCACCGGCTGCGGATGAGCGATGCGCGCCTGGTCGTGACCAACGTCGCGAATCGCGCCAAGCTCGACGAGATCGCCGATTGCCCGCCGGTCGCGACGGTGCGCGAACCGGGCGATACGCTGCCGGAACGCGACATCGATTTCCGCGCGGCGCTCGACGCGCAGTCCGATACATTCGAGCCGGTGCTGCGCAAGGGGTCTGATCTGTTCATGATGATGTCGACGTCGGGCACGACGGGTTTGCCGAAGGGCGTGCCGGTGCCGCTGTACGCGTTGCTCGCGTTCGGCGCGTATATGCGCGAAGCTGTCGACCTGCGCGCCGGCGACCGGTTCTGGAACATCGCCGATCCGGGCTGGGCGTACGGGCTCTATTACGCGATCACCGGCCCGCTGCTCCTCGGTCATGCCACGACACTGTACGAGGGCGGCTTCACGGTCGACAGCACCTACGACGTGATTGAACGACTCGGCATCACGAGCCTCGCCGGCTCGCCGACCGCGTACCGGATGCTGATGGCGGCCGGCAAGGAAGCGGCTGCGCGGCTGAAAGGACAGCTGCGCGTGGTCAGCAGTGCCGGCGAACCGCTGAATCCCGAAGTCGTGCGCTGGTTCCACGCGGCGCTCGGCGCACCGATCTACGATCACTACGGCCAGACCGAACTCGGGATGGTCGTGAACAACCATCACGGCCTCGCGCACGTCGTCCACTCCGGTTCGGCCGGCTTCGCGATGCCCGGCTACCGCGTCGCGGTGCTCGACGACGCGGGCCGCGAGCTCGGCCCCGGCGAGCCCGGCAATCTCGCGATCGACATCGCGCGCTCGCCGCTGCTGTGGTTCCACGGCTACTGGCAGCAGGACACGCCGGCGATCGCAGGCGGCTATTACCGGACCGGCGACAACGTCGAACTGGAGCCGGACGGCACCGTGAGCTTCATCGGCCGCGCGGATGACGTGATCACGTCGTCCGGCTACCGGATCGGCCCGTTCGACGTGGAAAGCGCGCTGATCGAGCATCCGGCCGTCAGCGAGGCCGCCGTCATCGGCGTGCCCGATCCGGAGCGCACGGAGATCGTGAAGGCGTTCGTCGTGCTGTCGAAGGGCGTTGACGGCACGCCCGCGCTGGCCGAGGAACTGAGCCAGCACGTGAAGCGGCGGCTGTCCGCTCATGCTTATCCTCGCGCGATCGACTTCGTCGAAGCGCTGCCGAAAACCCCGAGCGGCAAGATCCAGCGCTTCGTGTTGCGCAAGATGGAAGCCGAGAAGGCCGCTCAACCCTGA
- a CDS encoding AraC family transcriptional regulator — protein sequence MGPQMISPDFVDDALASLRRQRIPTAPVLRAAGLPAAVHEPVTPQQYGRLWLAIAGTIDDEFFGLAARPMRQGSFTLLCHAVLHAGTLEKALRRALQFLRVVLDEPHGELVVADGQAQIVLTQSGAPYPAFAYRTFWLILLGVACWLIGRRIPLQRIDFACPSPDQRSDYHQFFGVPVHFDRPDSRLAFNAAYLALPTIRSGQALKTFLRGAPGNLLVRYRHDTGWVAKARAHLKSLPAAEWPDFDTLAVRLGTTPATLRRRLRSEGQSFAAIKDELRGALAQSLLRGHALSVAAIAAELGFTEPSAFHRAFRKWTGTSPGAFRNDVHAAKPEP from the coding sequence ATGGGGCCGCAGATGATTTCGCCGGATTTCGTCGACGACGCGCTCGCGAGCCTGCGTCGGCAGCGCATCCCGACCGCGCCCGTGCTGCGCGCCGCCGGCCTGCCGGCCGCCGTGCACGAGCCTGTCACGCCGCAGCAGTACGGCCGGCTGTGGCTCGCGATCGCCGGCACGATCGACGACGAATTCTTCGGGCTCGCCGCGCGCCCGATGCGGCAAGGCAGCTTTACGCTGCTGTGCCACGCGGTGCTGCACGCCGGCACGCTCGAGAAGGCGTTGCGGCGGGCGCTGCAATTCCTGCGCGTGGTGCTGGACGAGCCGCACGGCGAGCTCGTCGTGGCCGACGGGCAGGCGCAGATTGTGCTGACGCAGTCGGGTGCGCCGTACCCGGCATTTGCGTACCGGACCTTCTGGCTGATCCTGCTCGGCGTCGCGTGCTGGCTGATCGGCAGGCGCATCCCGCTGCAGCGCATCGATTTCGCGTGCCCGAGCCCCGACCAGCGCAGCGACTATCACCAGTTCTTCGGCGTGCCCGTGCATTTCGACCGGCCCGACAGCCGGCTCGCGTTCAATGCTGCGTACCTCGCGCTGCCGACGATCCGTTCCGGGCAGGCGCTGAAGACCTTCCTGCGCGGCGCGCCCGGCAACCTGCTCGTCCGCTACCGGCACGACACGGGCTGGGTCGCGAAGGCGCGCGCGCACCTGAAGTCGCTGCCGGCCGCCGAGTGGCCCGACTTCGACACGCTGGCCGTCCGCCTCGGCACGACGCCCGCGACGCTGCGGCGGCGTTTGCGCAGCGAAGGGCAAAGCTTCGCGGCGATCAAGGACGAGCTGCGCGGCGCGCTGGCCCAGTCGCTGCTGCGCGGGCACGCGCTGAGCGTCGCGGCGATCGCGGCCGAGCTCGGCTTCACCGAGCCGAGCGCGTTTCATCGCGCGTTCCGGAAATGGACGGGCACGAGCCCCGGCGCGTTCCGCAACGACGTGCATGCGGCGAAGCCGGAGCCTTGA